The Longimicrobium sp. genome segment CCGCAGGCGAAAGGACCTCGCCACTCGCTTCCAACTGCTCGATGAGGCTCATGAGCCACAAGATGTAGTGGCTCTCGTGGACAAAGTCCACAACTTTGTTGCACCGACTGAACGATTACGCTGCGACTTCAGTCGCCGGTGCGGGGAAGCGTGAAAATCCCCCCGGATGCCGGTCACCGCGCCGGCGCCGGGTCCTTGAAGTGCCCGCCGTACCTCAGCGGCTGGCCGTGCGCCCACGGCTTGTACGTGTTGCAGAATTCGATGCGCTCGCCCAGCGGCGGGTGGTTGTCGTGCCACAGCTTGTACAGCGTGCCGTGGTAGGGCGTGGCCAGGTTCTCCTCCTGCAGCTTGGCGAACGCCGTGGCCGCCGCGTGGTTGTCGCGCGTCAGCTCCAGCCCGAAGCGGTCGGCCTCGTGCTCCAGGTGGCGCGAGACGGCGAGGGGGATGGGGGTGATGGCGAACCCCACCACGCCCACGATCAGCGCCAGCAGCGGGTACGAGGCGATGTCGTCCAGCCGGTCGAAGCCGAAGCGGCGGCCGTGGCGCCGGATCAGCCATCCCGACGACGCGTGCACCAGCCACAGGCACGCCAGCAAGAGCGCGACGAACATCGACAGCAGGATGGCGATGTGCTTCAGCACGTAGTGCCCCATCTCGTGCCCCATCACGAACAGCAGCTCGCGCGCGTCCAGCTTCCGCAGGATGGTGTCCCACAGCACGATGCGCTTGCTGCCGCCGAAGCCGGTGACGTACGCGTTCACCGCCTTGGTGTCCACGCTCTTGTTCACCTCGTACACGCGCCCGCCCTCGATCCCCGCGCGCTCGGCCTCGGCCAGGATCCGCTGCTCCAGCGCCCTGTCGTGCATGGGGCCGAAGCGGTTGAACATCGGCTCGATCAGCAGCGGCTGCAGCCACACCGTGACCACGATCAGCGGGATCCCCGCCAGCGCCGTCCACAGCCACCACCGGCGCGGGCTCTTCCGCAGCAGCAGGTACGGCACCCACATCACCAGCGCGACGCCCACGATCCCGATCACCAGGTTCGTCAGCGCGTCCGTGGCCCACTTGGCGAACGTCTGGTTCGACAGCCCGTACGCGTGCTCGCGCACGAATTCCTCGTAGAAGGCCAGCGGCAGGTTCACCACGAACAGCAGCAGGGTGATGAGCGCGCCGTAGATCGCCAGCGTGAAGTACCACTTCCGCCCCGGCCGCCGCGACAGGTCGCGGATCCGCGCCGAGAGGCCGGTGAACAGGATCAGCGCGGGGATGAGGAGGCTCCACAGCGTGCCGATCACCCACAGCACGTTCCCGCTGCGCTCGTAGCGGAGCGCCTTCTCCGACGCAGGCGGGACGGGGACCGCGCCCGTGTCCGCGGGCGACGGCGCGGCGGCGGATGCGGCGACCGGCGGCGGGTTCGGCGCGGGGAGCCCGGCCGCGGCGGCGTGCGCGGTGTCCGCGGGCGGCGCCGG includes the following:
- a CDS encoding M48 family metallopeptidase encodes the protein MLRTLLLALALTLAPALAPAQAPAPPADTAHAAAAGLPAPNPPPVAASAAAPSPADTGAVPVPPASEKALRYERSGNVLWVIGTLWSLLIPALILFTGLSARIRDLSRRPGRKWYFTLAIYGALITLLLFVVNLPLAFYEEFVREHAYGLSNQTFAKWATDALTNLVIGIVGVALVMWVPYLLLRKSPRRWWLWTALAGIPLIVVTVWLQPLLIEPMFNRFGPMHDRALEQRILAEAERAGIEGGRVYEVNKSVDTKAVNAYVTGFGGSKRIVLWDTILRKLDARELLFVMGHEMGHYVLKHIAILLSMFVALLLACLWLVHASSGWLIRRHGRRFGFDRLDDIASYPLLALIVGVVGFAITPIPLAVSRHLEHEADRFGLELTRDNHAAATAFAKLQEENLATPYHGTLYKLWHDNHPPLGERIEFCNTYKPWAHGQPLRYGGHFKDPAPAR